From Primulina huaijiensis isolate GDHJ02 chromosome 15, ASM1229523v2, whole genome shotgun sequence, one genomic window encodes:
- the LOC140958609 gene encoding profilin-like produces MNFEIPGTLAPTGLHLRGTKYMVIQGEPGSVIRGNKGAGGVTAKKTSQALIIGIYDEPMTPGQCNMVVEKIGDYLIEMGL; encoded by the exons ATGAACTTTGAAATTCCGGGCACATTAGCTCCTACTGGGTTACACCTTCGGGGCACCAAGTACATGGTTATACAAGGTGAGCCTGGGTCTGTCATTCGAGGAAATAAG GGAGCTGGTGGTGTTACAGCCAAAAAGACCAGCCAAGCCTTGATCATTGGCATCTATGATGAACCCATGACTCCAGGCCAGTGCAACATGGTTGTTGAGAAGATTGGTGATTATCTTATCGAAATGGGTCTTTAA